A genome region from Bacillaceae bacterium IKA-2 includes the following:
- a CDS encoding type II toxin-antitoxin system HicB family antitoxin produces MSMQIVEEYPFRLCPNSYTWVVRKQLDYLGSDEYMIEIRELTGCVSYGDTFAEAKKGLRESIKIWLKHQRFYVPIVPSSKIKLIYMEPPMTRTEFKQVNYRLLHLLFN; encoded by the coding sequence ATGAGTATGCAAATAGTGGAAGAATACCCTTTTCGTCTTTGTCCTAATTCGTATACTTGGGTTGTTCGTAAACAACTGGATTACTTAGGCAGCGATGAATATATGATAGAAATTAGAGAATTAACAGGCTGCGTTAGCTATGGAGATACTTTTGCTGAAGCAAAAAAAGGCTTGCGAGAGTCAATTAAAATTTGGTTAAAGCATCAAAGATTTTATGTCCCAATAGTCCCTAGTTCAAAAATAAAGCTGATTTATATGGAGCCTCCAATGACCAGAACAGAATTTAAGCAGGTTAATTATCGACTTTTGCACTTATTATTTAATTAA
- a CDS encoding nuclease-related domain-containing protein produces MAHLIKLEDYVSRYQYDMYRYPSQFSRLKRERWKRLKQEWETSYLEDTPSVEKFVEQQQQTVKGAFKKLKNWYKKDKSEVYYDNFEESTYQFKYKTLPELKVNFIKELYEFQLNWASSTILEKSQMKNMYFYDIALKWLLQSLPDNYFLMYYPTITYPKAKTQFDILLIGPTDIWCIVNLRGKHNTIFQTSTERYWLEVNGDEETKIINPLLSLNRMSTIIKRILADIGLDIPVEKAVLSQEGYIDVEAPWSSTQFLDQRGCRTWSEKLKKNSSPIKSNQLKFAQALLNVCQTTSVTRSDYEDSDRISLDYDD; encoded by the coding sequence GTGGCTCATTTAATAAAGCTAGAGGACTATGTATCGCGATATCAATATGATATGTATCGATACCCTAGTCAATTTTCGCGACTCAAGCGTGAGCGCTGGAAAAGACTAAAACAAGAATGGGAAACATCCTATTTAGAAGACACTCCAAGTGTTGAAAAGTTTGTTGAACAACAACAGCAGACCGTAAAAGGTGCATTTAAAAAATTAAAAAATTGGTATAAAAAAGACAAATCAGAAGTTTATTATGATAATTTTGAGGAGAGTACTTATCAATTTAAATATAAAACTTTACCAGAATTAAAAGTTAATTTTATCAAAGAATTATATGAATTCCAATTAAACTGGGCTAGTTCGACAATTCTAGAAAAATCGCAAATGAAAAACATGTACTTTTACGATATAGCACTAAAATGGTTATTACAATCGCTTCCTGATAACTACTTTCTTATGTATTACCCAACTATTACATACCCGAAAGCGAAAACACAGTTTGATATACTGTTAATTGGGCCTACTGATATTTGGTGCATAGTTAATCTTAGAGGTAAGCATAATACAATCTTTCAAACTTCTACTGAAAGATATTGGCTTGAAGTAAATGGAGATGAAGAAACAAAGATCATTAATCCACTCTTATCATTAAATCGAATGAGTACGATTATTAAACGGATTTTAGCTGATATTGGGCTAGATATTCCTGTAGAAAAAGCAGTTCTTTCTCAAGAGGGATATATTGATGTTGAAGCACCTTGGAGTAGTACACAGTTTCTTGATCAACGAGGTTGTAGAACATGGAGTGAAAAATTAAAGAAAAATTCCTCTCCCATTAAATCAAATCAACTTAAGTTCGCACAAGCATTGTTAAATGTTTGTCAGACAACTTCTGTGACAAGATCTGATTATGAGGATTCAGATCGAATTTCACTTGATTACGACGATTAA
- a CDS encoding LrgB family protein, producing the protein MSNLGIAFFAITVTVTIYFISKKFYQWFPTPFTVPLLIGTAILIALLTISGVTYDTYMIGGKWIEQLLGPTVVALAFPLYKHRSVLYNYFFPILVGVSVGAFLGVASGVQLSKWLGLGDIMIYSVMPKSVTTPVAMEVAASLGGIPALAAVFVVIAGIFGVVVGPFLLKLFKIDHFIGKGIGLGSAAHAIGTARALEYGELEGAISSVSMTISAIVVSVLGPLLFYLFL; encoded by the coding sequence GTGAGTAATCTTGGAATTGCTTTTTTTGCGATTACAGTTACGGTTACCATTTACTTTATATCGAAAAAATTTTATCAGTGGTTTCCAACTCCTTTCACTGTACCGTTATTAATTGGAACAGCGATCCTTATTGCTCTTTTAACTATTAGCGGAGTTACATATGATACTTATATGATTGGTGGAAAGTGGATTGAACAACTTTTAGGACCAACGGTAGTAGCTCTGGCATTTCCTCTTTATAAGCATAGATCGGTATTATACAACTACTTTTTTCCAATATTAGTTGGAGTATCAGTTGGAGCTTTTTTAGGCGTTGCTAGTGGAGTACAGCTTTCAAAGTGGCTTGGTTTAGGGGATATAATGATATATTCTGTTATGCCAAAATCAGTAACTACTCCAGTAGCTATGGAAGTAGCTGCAAGTTTAGGAGGTATTCCTGCATTAGCTGCTGTTTTTGTCGTAATAGCTGGTATTTTTGGAGTAGTAGTTGGACCATTTTTGTTAAAGCTCTTTAAGATTGATCATTTTATTGGAAAAGGAATTGGCTTAGGTAGTGCAGCGCATGCAATTGGGACAGCTAGGGCACTTGAATACGGAGAATTAGAAGGAGCGATTAGTTCAGTTTCGATGACAATAAGCGCTATCGTTGTTTCAGTTTTGGGACCTCTGCTATTTTATTTATTTCTTTAG
- a CDS encoding CidA/LrgA family holin-like protein: MKFIQIFVQIALLYGLFLTGKWLQDTFQLFIPGSIIGMMIFFVLLLTGLFQTKWFEKGSELLLSHMPLLFLPVTAGLLNYYSFFQGKGALLIVVVLISTMIVLVSSAYVGQIMVQRKERQQ, from the coding sequence ATGAAATTCATCCAAATTTTTGTCCAAATAGCTTTGCTTTATGGTTTGTTTTTAACAGGAAAGTGGCTTCAAGACACTTTTCAGTTATTTATTCCAGGCAGTATTATCGGAATGATGATATTTTTTGTTTTGTTACTGACAGGGTTATTTCAAACAAAATGGTTTGAAAAAGGTTCTGAACTTTTATTAAGCCATATGCCCTTACTATTTTTACCTGTTACAGCAGGGTTACTTAACTATTACTCGTTTTTTCAAGGGAAGGGTGCCTTACTAATTGTAGTGGTTTTAATTAGTACAATGATCGTTTTAGTAAGTTCTGCTTATGTAGGGCAAATCATGGTACAAAGAAAGGAGCGACAACAGTGA
- the thpR gene encoding RNA 2',3'-cyclic phosphodiesterase, with protein MTKQSHYFIAVPIDERLKEKLANWNKNQNPPFKQFIDEADYHITLVFLGGVEPSLFKGLKNSLAEISIDHARFSLILNGIGFFGQEKDPRIFWAGVKKEEKLFRLQKAIFETCTKLGFHLDVRPYTPHLTMARKYSGDIPYLNEKLKLSFQKALKEHSWNVSRFVIYQTHLNQTPKYEEIASFSLGKK; from the coding sequence GTGACAAAACAATCACATTATTTTATAGCGGTACCAATTGATGAAAGACTAAAAGAGAAGCTTGCGAATTGGAATAAAAATCAAAACCCTCCTTTCAAACAGTTTATCGATGAAGCAGATTATCACATTACTTTGGTATTTCTTGGTGGAGTAGAGCCTTCTTTGTTTAAGGGTCTCAAAAATTCACTTGCAGAAATCTCTATAGATCATGCTCGCTTTTCATTAATACTTAATGGTATTGGGTTTTTCGGTCAAGAAAAAGACCCACGTATTTTTTGGGCAGGAGTGAAAAAGGAAGAAAAATTATTTAGGTTACAAAAAGCTATTTTTGAAACTTGTACTAAACTTGGTTTTCATCTTGATGTGCGACCTTACACTCCTCATCTAACAATGGCACGGAAGTACAGTGGGGATATTCCGTATCTTAATGAAAAACTTAAGTTGTCTTTTCAAAAAGCATTGAAAGAGCATTCGTGGAATGTTTCTAGGTTTGTTATTTATCAAACTCATCTAAATCAAACACCTAAATATGAAGAAATTGCTTCGTTTTCATTAGGAAAAAAATGA
- the cysK gene encoding cysteine synthase A, giving the protein MNVVNNIADLIGNTPLLKLNHLPSESGADVYLKLEFMNPSGSVKDRAALQMILQAEKDGLLNNASTIIEPTSGNTGIGLAMTAAARGYKAILTMPDTMSKERINILKAYGAKVVLTPGDEKMPGAIKRAHELVTETPNSFMPMQFENGSNPEAHRLTTALEIKSALDSIGKSLSSFVAASGTGGTITGTGEKLKELYPDVSIHVVEPAGSPVLSGGKPGPHKLVGTSPGFIPQILNEEIYEEIFKIEDDDAYQITRRLAREEGILVGPSSGAACFAALEVAKRLSPGDVVVAIACDTGERYLSTDLFEL; this is encoded by the coding sequence ATGAATGTTGTAAATAATATTGCCGATTTAATTGGCAATACACCTTTACTCAAATTGAATCACCTTCCAAGTGAGTCAGGCGCTGACGTGTATTTAAAACTAGAGTTCATGAACCCAAGCGGAAGTGTTAAAGACCGTGCTGCTTTACAAATGATCCTTCAAGCAGAAAAAGATGGGCTCTTAAATAATGCATCAACAATTATTGAGCCTACAAGTGGTAATACTGGCATTGGTCTTGCGATGACCGCCGCTGCCCGTGGTTATAAAGCAATTTTAACAATGCCTGACACGATGTCAAAAGAACGAATTAATATTTTAAAAGCATATGGGGCAAAAGTTGTTCTTACACCTGGTGATGAAAAAATGCCAGGTGCTATCAAAAGAGCACATGAACTTGTTACCGAGACACCAAACAGCTTCATGCCAATGCAATTTGAAAACGGTTCAAACCCTGAAGCACATCGCTTAACTACCGCACTTGAAATTAAAAGTGCTTTAGACAGTATTGGTAAGTCATTAAGTTCGTTTGTTGCCGCCTCCGGTACTGGCGGTACCATCACAGGAACTGGCGAAAAATTAAAAGAGCTCTATCCTGATGTTTCAATTCACGTTGTTGAACCAGCAGGATCACCTGTTTTGTCTGGTGGAAAACCTGGACCACACAAGCTTGTCGGTACAAGCCCTGGTTTTATCCCCCAAATTTTAAATGAAGAAATTTACGAAGAGATTTTTAAAATAGAAGATGACGATGCCTATCAAATAACAAGACGACTTGCACGCGAGGAAGGTATTCTCGTTGGTCCATCCTCCGGTGCTGCTTGTTTTGCAGCCCTAGAAGTTGCTAAACGACTTTCACCTGGTGATGTTGTTGTCGCAATTGCCTGTGACACAGGCGAACGCTATTTATCAACAGATTTATTTGAATTGTAG
- a CDS encoding MFS transporter: protein MEHEKSVTINVKKVYFLIFFSFGGLFPLLSVYLRNEVGLSGTEIGTIMSIGPIMMIFAQPIWGIVSDYTQKPRELLTGAMVVTGTVGLLYLVFTDYVAFIIIAALVALFQGAIVPISDSITFNYVQAKGGDYGSIRLWGAAGFAIAVLLMGSFSDLFGLSIIFYCFTLSLWLCAYFSRKMPKEGRLPKVDLKQGVKKLLASKQFILFMLATFFVFGPIFANNFYFGMLIQDVGGTLTGVGFAFLLAAGSEVPFMRWAGRWIERVGLLEILLIAAFVSSLRWFFYYFEPTPIVIYVTTVAQGFSIGLFIPAALQYVRQIAPQDVRVTAVSFYSAVGQGIGASFCTLMAGFLLDSYDIFTVYLLFGILTMLGVLTLLVLLLIKAKSEKLESKS, encoded by the coding sequence ATGGAACATGAAAAGTCTGTTACGATAAATGTGAAAAAAGTTTATTTTTTGATTTTCTTTAGTTTTGGAGGATTATTTCCGCTTTTAAGTGTCTATCTTCGGAATGAAGTGGGGTTATCTGGAACAGAGATTGGAACAATTATGTCAATTGGACCAATTATGATGATATTTGCCCAACCTATTTGGGGTATTGTTAGCGATTATACACAGAAACCGAGAGAGCTTTTAACCGGGGCAATGGTTGTAACAGGGACTGTCGGTCTGCTTTATCTCGTGTTTACTGACTATGTTGCGTTTATTATTATTGCGGCGCTTGTTGCGTTATTTCAAGGAGCAATCGTACCAATTTCTGATAGTATTACTTTTAATTATGTGCAAGCAAAAGGTGGAGATTATGGTAGCATACGGCTTTGGGGAGCAGCAGGCTTCGCTATAGCGGTCCTTTTAATGGGTAGTTTCTCGGATCTATTTGGTTTATCAATTATTTTTTATTGCTTTACATTGTCGCTTTGGCTGTGTGCTTATTTCTCACGAAAAATGCCAAAAGAGGGTCGCTTACCAAAGGTAGATTTAAAACAAGGAGTAAAAAAACTTTTAGCTAGTAAACAATTTATTTTGTTTATGCTGGCGACTTTTTTTGTGTTTGGTCCAATTTTTGCGAATAATTTTTATTTTGGTATGTTGATTCAAGATGTAGGTGGAACGCTTACAGGTGTTGGTTTTGCTTTTCTATTAGCCGCTGGTAGTGAAGTTCCATTTATGCGTTGGGCTGGTAGGTGGATTGAACGGGTAGGATTACTGGAAATTTTACTTATTGCCGCTTTTGTATCAAGTTTACGCTGGTTTTTCTATTATTTTGAACCAACACCGATTGTAATCTATGTAACGACAGTGGCTCAAGGTTTTTCGATTGGTTTATTTATTCCAGCGGCGTTACAGTATGTCAGGCAGATTGCCCCTCAAGATGTTCGTGTAACAGCAGTATCGTTTTACTCTGCAGTAGGACAAGGAATCGGGGCTTCTTTTTGCACGCTAATGGCGGGTTTTTTGTTGGACTCTTATGATATATTTACTGTCTATTTACTTTTTGGTATATTGACAATGCTGGGAGTCTTGACGCTACTAGTGTTGTTGCTAATAAAAGCGAAAAGCGAAAAGTTGGAAAGTAAAAGTTAA
- a CDS encoding DeoR family transcriptional regulator, whose protein sequence is METSTDRMLNRIKSIYLYIKKMGTVTTNELVEEFGITPRTIQRDLNVLEYNSLVKSPSRGKWTTTSRKTKVS, encoded by the coding sequence TTGGAAACTTCAACTGACAGGATGCTTAATCGAATCAAGTCTATCTACCTCTATATAAAAAAAATGGGTACTGTTACGACAAATGAATTAGTTGAAGAATTTGGAATTACCCCTAGGACAATTCAACGAGATTTAAATGTACTTGAATACAATAGCCTCGTGAAGAGTCCTAGTCGCGGAAAGTGGACGACAACTAGTAGGAAAACAAAAGTTTCTTGA
- a CDS encoding pseudouridine synthase: MRLDKFLANMGYGSRKEVKKLLKTGAVSINDDVMKDAKIHLDEKKDIVIVNGQEVVFKPFIYLMMNKPQGIISATEDAQDETVVDILELGHARYEPFPVGRLDKDTEGFVLLTNNGKLSHELLSPKKHVPKTYFARIEGCVTNEDIIKFKQGVILDDSYQTKPAELVILESGEISEIELTITEGKFHQVKRMFIAVGKKVIYLKRLSIGPLKLDSELQLGEYRELTEEEIEMLVNR; the protein is encoded by the coding sequence GTGAGACTAGATAAATTTTTAGCAAATATGGGCTACGGAAGTCGAAAAGAAGTAAAAAAATTACTAAAAACAGGCGCAGTCTCTATTAATGATGATGTTATGAAAGATGCAAAAATCCATCTCGATGAAAAAAAAGATATAGTAATTGTAAATGGTCAAGAAGTTGTTTTTAAGCCGTTTATTTATTTAATGATGAACAAGCCGCAAGGAATCATTTCAGCAACAGAGGATGCCCAGGATGAAACGGTAGTTGATATATTGGAACTTGGACACGCACGGTATGAACCATTTCCAGTCGGGAGACTTGATAAGGATACAGAAGGCTTTGTGTTACTAACAAATAACGGTAAGCTTTCTCATGAGCTACTTTCACCAAAGAAACATGTACCGAAAACGTATTTTGCTCGGATTGAAGGGTGCGTTACAAATGAGGATATTATTAAATTTAAGCAAGGTGTAATTCTCGATGATAGTTATCAAACTAAGCCGGCGGAACTTGTTATTTTAGAATCTGGAGAAATCTCAGAAATTGAATTAACAATTACTGAAGGGAAATTTCATCAAGTAAAGCGTATGTTTATCGCTGTTGGAAAAAAAGTTATCTATCTAAAACGCTTATCAATCGGACCCCTTAAGTTAGATTCAGAGCTACAATTAGGAGAGTATCGAGAACTTACTGAGGAAGAAATAGAGATGTTGGTGAATCGCTGA
- the rodA gene encoding rod shape-determining protein RodA, which yields MHERKTSFQQLDYTLLFLLFLLMCISFLAIYSAALAGQYNVDPSHFVKRQVLWFMIGTVLMIAAMVIDYDMFKNFTIPLYVIGIVLLLAVHFYGVENNGSQRWLGVGNNMFQPSEFVKIFLVLALAHLLFLITKEYRKRTLKEDGIVVLKVLAIGVPPFFLILIQPDLGTALVIASIMGTMLLMAGISWKIFTLLGTTIFSLLAVLVWLHNNYFELFSKFIKSHQLDRIYGWISPHDDPGGIGYQLIGAIQGIGSGQLYGKGFTEGILSKSGRVPEIHTDFIFTVIGEEFGFIGATILIVIYFLLFYRMIIIAFSCNNMYGSYLVAGVIGLLVFQIFQNIGMTIGLMPITGLALPFISYGGSALLTNMIAIGIVLNVNIRTKHYMFGAEE from the coding sequence ATGCACGAACGTAAAACTTCTTTTCAGCAGTTAGATTATACGCTATTATTTTTACTGTTTTTATTAATGTGCATATCTTTTCTTGCTATTTATAGTGCCGCTTTGGCTGGACAATATAACGTAGACCCTTCACATTTTGTGAAACGACAGGTTTTGTGGTTTATGATTGGCACTGTGTTAATGATTGCCGCAATGGTCATTGATTATGATATGTTCAAAAACTTTACGATACCGCTTTACGTCATTGGTATCGTGTTACTATTGGCGGTTCATTTTTATGGAGTTGAAAATAATGGTTCTCAGCGTTGGCTTGGAGTTGGTAACAATATGTTTCAACCTTCTGAGTTCGTAAAAATATTTCTCGTACTTGCGCTTGCGCATTTATTGTTTTTGATAACGAAAGAATATCGTAAGCGTACACTAAAAGAGGATGGTATTGTTGTCCTAAAAGTATTAGCTATAGGCGTACCACCTTTTTTCTTAATCTTAATTCAACCAGATTTAGGAACCGCGCTAGTAATCGCAAGTATTATGGGGACGATGCTTCTTATGGCAGGAATATCGTGGAAAATTTTCACCTTGCTCGGAACAACGATTTTCTCGTTGCTAGCAGTGCTTGTTTGGCTCCATAACAATTACTTTGAACTATTTAGTAAGTTTATAAAGTCACATCAATTAGATCGAATTTATGGTTGGATAAGTCCGCATGATGACCCAGGTGGAATAGGTTACCAACTTATTGGGGCGATTCAAGGTATCGGCTCCGGACAGCTATATGGGAAAGGTTTTACAGAAGGGATTTTATCAAAAAGTGGACGTGTTCCTGAAATTCATACAGACTTTATTTTTACGGTTATTGGTGAAGAGTTCGGATTTATAGGAGCGACAATCCTAATAGTTATTTACTTTTTACTTTTTTACCGGATGATCATTATTGCGTTTAGCTGCAACAATATGTACGGTAGTTATTTAGTAGCTGGTGTAATCGGACTATTAGTATTTCAGATTTTCCAAAATATAGGCATGACAATCGGCTTAATGCCGATTACCGGGTTAGCATTACCATTTATTAGTTATGGAGGGAGTGCTTTACTGACGAATATGATTGCGATAGGTATCGTTTTGAACGTTAACATTCGGACAAAGCATTACATGTTTGGTGCCGAAGAATAG
- the ftsW gene encoding putative lipid II flippase FtsW — translation MQNSFNKENDWLLITAVVLLASFGLIMIYSSSYVIGFDWQGDPLYFFKKQLKWISISTVLFLIFMIFPYRAYQKLVLPLVVISIVSLALVLSPLGVEIKGSTRWLNLGFMTVQPSEFVKLAVIIYLAHVYSRKQMYINQFLKGVLPPLAIVIIIFSLIMRQPDLGTATLILAVAGLIVFCSGAKIIHLLLLGGVSGLVVWTYATSEVYRMNRITGFMDPFADELGTGYQLIQSYIAFAHGGVTGAGFGQSVQKLFYLPEAHTDFILAIVAEELGLLGVLFVFSCLAIIVFRGILIGLRCQNPFGSLLAFGISFQIALQVFLNVGAVSGVLPITGIPLPFMSYGGSSLMITAISIGILTNIARNNHKVENSIELNKVS, via the coding sequence ATGCAAAATTCATTTAATAAAGAAAATGATTGGCTTTTAATAACTGCAGTTGTATTACTAGCCTCATTTGGGCTAATTATGATTTATAGTTCAAGTTATGTAATCGGATTTGATTGGCAAGGTGATCCCTTATACTTTTTTAAAAAGCAATTAAAATGGATTAGTATTTCTACTGTTCTCTTTTTAATTTTTATGATATTCCCGTATCGAGCGTATCAAAAATTAGTACTTCCACTAGTCGTGATATCGATCGTTTCTTTAGCATTAGTGCTATCACCATTAGGGGTTGAGATCAAAGGTTCAACCCGTTGGCTTAATTTAGGGTTTATGACGGTCCAGCCCTCGGAATTTGTTAAGCTAGCAGTTATTATTTATTTGGCCCACGTGTATTCTCGAAAGCAAATGTACATTAATCAATTTCTTAAAGGGGTATTGCCACCTCTTGCAATTGTTATTATCATTTTCTCGTTAATCATGCGTCAACCAGATTTAGGTACGGCGACGTTAATTTTAGCAGTTGCTGGATTGATTGTCTTTTGTTCAGGGGCGAAAATTATTCACCTTCTACTATTAGGTGGGGTTTCAGGTCTAGTTGTTTGGACATATGCTACCTCTGAAGTTTATCGAATGAATCGCATTACTGGATTTATGGACCCTTTTGCCGATGAGTTGGGGACCGGTTATCAATTAATCCAATCATATATTGCTTTCGCTCATGGAGGGGTGACAGGGGCAGGTTTTGGTCAAAGCGTACAAAAACTTTTTTACTTACCAGAAGCTCACACTGACTTTATTTTGGCAATTGTTGCCGAAGAATTGGGTTTACTCGGCGTTTTATTCGTATTCAGTTGTTTAGCAATAATCGTTTTCCGAGGGATCTTAATCGGTTTGCGTTGCCAAAATCCTTTTGGAAGTTTGCTAGCTTTCGGTATTTCTTTTCAAATTGCGCTGCAAGTTTTTTTAAATGTAGGGGCAGTCTCGGGTGTGCTCCCAATTACGGGCATACCGCTTCCGTTCATGAGCTATGGTGGTTCATCTCTCATGATTACCGCTATTAGTATCGGTATTTTAACAAATATTGCTAGAAATAATCATAAAGTAGAAAATAGCATAGAGTTAAATAAGGTTAGTTAG
- a CDS encoding polysaccharide biosynthesis protein, whose amino-acid sequence MADSKLLRGTMILTASIFISKILGLIYIFPFKAIVGLEGLALYTYGYVPYTVLLSLATLGIPLAVSKFVSKYNALGDYQTGQRLFKSGLIVMSITGIISFIILYFLAGPIANQVVDGKDLKGNSIEDVILTIRMVSVALLIVPIMSLIRGYFQGHQSMGPTAVSQVIEQIVRIIFILSLTFIIVNLLNGSVALAVAFATFGAFVGALGGLTVLLIYWYKRKGYLQKQIEKSKVNHQMPLSSMYKELVSYALPLSFVGLAIPLFQTIDLMTFNKALMAVGYDQQGAEEAFGAFAQAAHKLILIPVSIATAMSLTLLPTITKSFINDDRQLLQKQVTQTYQIILFLTVPAAVGLSLLAYPAYGTLFGVGEDLQVGAFILRYYAPVAVLFSLFAVTSAILQGINQQRFAVAALIGGLLVKLSLNTFFISQFGAQGAIYATGLGYLTALIVNIWAIGKYANYNYRFVIRRSLLITILTIVMAIVVVVVKELLFLVFPLENRIYALIVLLVSVAAGGIVYLYLGIKTNLAAQILGSRFKFLKNKKK is encoded by the coding sequence ATGGCCGATTCTAAGTTACTAAGAGGTACAATGATATTAACGGCCTCGATTTTTATTTCAAAAATATTAGGGCTTATCTACATATTCCCTTTTAAGGCGATTGTCGGGTTAGAGGGGTTAGCGTTATATACATATGGATATGTTCCTTATACAGTATTATTAAGCCTAGCGACACTAGGGATTCCTCTAGCTGTTTCGAAATTCGTTTCAAAGTATAACGCATTAGGAGATTATCAAACGGGGCAAAGGTTATTTAAGTCTGGTCTGATCGTCATGTCGATTACAGGTATTATTTCGTTTATTATTTTATATTTTCTAGCAGGGCCAATTGCTAACCAAGTTGTCGATGGAAAAGACTTAAAAGGAAATTCAATTGAGGATGTTATTTTAACAATCCGGATGGTTAGTGTTGCCTTACTAATTGTTCCAATTATGTCGTTAATCAGAGGTTATTTCCAAGGACATCAATCGATGGGGCCGACAGCTGTTTCTCAAGTCATTGAGCAAATCGTTAGAATTATTTTTATTCTTTCATTAACATTCATCATTGTTAATCTGTTGAACGGTTCTGTCGCTTTGGCAGTAGCTTTTGCAACGTTTGGCGCTTTTGTTGGAGCATTAGGGGGCTTAACGGTACTGCTCATTTATTGGTATAAACGGAAGGGCTATTTACAAAAACAAATTGAGAAAAGTAAAGTTAATCATCAAATGCCACTAAGTTCGATGTATAAAGAGCTTGTTTCATATGCTTTGCCATTATCATTTGTAGGACTAGCTATCCCCTTGTTTCAAACGATCGACTTAATGACGTTTAATAAGGCGTTAATGGCAGTGGGCTATGATCAACAAGGAGCAGAGGAAGCTTTTGGTGCGTTTGCTCAAGCGGCTCATAAACTAATATTAATTCCAGTGTCTATTGCAACGGCGATGTCATTAACACTTTTACCGACAATTACAAAATCATTTATTAACGATGATCGGCAACTATTACAAAAACAAGTTACGCAAACATATCAAATTATCTTATTTTTAACAGTACCAGCCGCTGTGGGATTATCGCTCCTCGCATACCCGGCCTATGGGACGTTGTTTGGAGTAGGTGAAGATTTACAAGTTGGTGCTTTCATATTAAGATATTATGCACCAGTTGCTGTGTTATTTTCGTTGTTTGCTGTAACATCAGCCATTTTACAAGGAATTAATCAGCAACGGTTTGCCGTCGCGGCACTTATCGGTGGATTACTAGTAAAGCTTAGTTTAAACACGTTTTTCATCAGCCAATTCGGAGCACAAGGTGCAATTTATGCAACCGGTTTAGGCTACTTGACAGCGCTAATTGTTAATATCTGGGCAATCGGTAAGTATGCAAATTATAATTATCGCTTTGTTATTAGGCGCTCGTTATTAATTACTATTTTAACGATAGTAATGGCAATTGTAGTGGTAGTTGTAAAAGAACTGCTATTTCTAGTATTTCCTTTAGAAAATCGCATTTATGCACTTATTGTTTTACTAGTTTCAGTAGCGGCAGGTGGAATTGTATATTTATATTTAGGGATAAAAACAAATTTAGCAGCACAAATATTAGGTTCACGCTTTAAATTTCTGAAGAACAAAAAAAAATAA